The following DNA comes from Camarhynchus parvulus chromosome 7, STF_HiC, whole genome shotgun sequence.
GGGGCGCTCCTGCACCCACCTtcacagggagagctgctgagcacCTTGGAACTGAGCCTGGTGAGGAGCAGGGTGCTCCAGGGTGGTTCTCAGTGGGGCAAGGCAGAGcgcctggctgctggggaaggggtgctgcagcagcatccctcagGAAGGTGCTCTCGTGCCTGAAAAGGCTGTTTCCATACTGGCACTCGGACAGCACAACGCAGTCCATCTGGTGGGCACTGGGATCCGTGCTGGAGCCCAGGTGGAGCCCGCTGTGGTGCGCTGGCCCTGCCCCATGGCTCCTCTGcggagctgccccagcctgcgGGAGCCACAGCTGTGAGAACCACTTGTCCTCTCGGAGCACTGCCTGCTCCCCCTCCCAGGAAAAGCTGGGCTCTGCATGGCCTACCAGGGGCTGTTTGGGGAAGCCACCatgccctggcagctgcctggctcCTAAGGTGGCAGGCAGAGCAACCTCCACATCCCCAGAGAACAGGGACTCGTGcaagccctgggcagggcaagGAAAACATTGGGAGGGGGTTGGcaaccacagcccagcccctgggggaTTCTCAGGATGGCCACCTGGCAGAGTCTGGGACTCCAGGTatgctcctgcagcttccagctgTTTTGGAGCTACGGCCAGCGAAGCCTCTGATGGGCAACTGGCTGGGTTTGCCTGGAGGGGGACATTGTGGCACAGAGTCCCCAACGTGTTTGAGTGCACCGGGGGTGAGCCCACCAGCTGGCACCCAGGCTGGTTCTGAGCAGGCTGAAGAGTGTTATCTACAGGAGCAGAGAGGGTGGCTTCTGCCTGAAGTGCTTGGTTTTCcagctgaagtgctgcagaggatttgctgctggagatggggaCACCCAGCACAGTCCCTGCCACCGGCCCAGCTGGGTGAAAGGGgacctgctgctctggctgggcaAAGCTGCCCTCTGAGGGAACAGAGCCCACAGCCTCCTGGCCTCCCCATGTGCctgctgcctggggctctgctgggaatgctgaacCAGCTGCCCAGCAGCGCTGGAAGTGAGCCACAGCAGTGTTTTCCTCATGGCACTGTGGGAACTCCAGGCTCTTTCCAGcaccctgcctgagcagcatCTGCTCCGCACAGGATGTCACCTTGGTGCCCGGCCTCTGGCCAAGCCCCTGAGCtggtggctcctgctctgcccccaggctgagcagagcctcctcccactgctgcagccccgTGCTGCCCACGTTTAGGCTCTGGCAGACGTTTCCATGCACCTCATTCTTCTCAAAGAGGGCTTCGATGACCACCAGGAGGGAGTTGCTCTCCTCCTTGACTCTGCTGACGTCCTCATTCCGGGTCAGCCCATCAGGCTCAGGGATGAAACCTGGCAGGGAGAACTGAGGCACGTTATCCACATGGGAATTGTATATGGATGCATCCTGCTTCATCATGGCCCCAAGGAGAGAGTTGGGGTCTACCAAGCGCTGCTCTGAGTTGGAGTTTGCTTGCACCTGCAACTTCTCCTTGGCTTGGAATGAGTCCAAGAACCCAGGAAGGGTATTCCCATACAAGACTGCTTCCCCCGTGGCaaagctgaaaggcagctgcaggtttCTCTTCTGGAGATGTTCCTCCCCTTCTTCATTCCTTCGGTGTGGAGGCAAAAAGGGATGGAAACAGcatgagcagctcctccaggtcaGGCAAAACCCCTCTTGTGACAGCAAGGGGGGGaactcacagccctgccctggctttTCTAGAGGAAAAGGGGGCTGGATTGGGCTGGCTACAAGAGGGCTCTGGGGAGCCCACAGGGAGGTCTGCATGGCTCAGGGAAGGGCggctgctcccaggcaggagcatgTCCACAACCACCCCCTCAGAGCCGTTTCAATCACACTACAGGAGGACAAATGCTGCAGAGTGCCAACCTCCCCTACCCTTTCCTCCACCTTCACGGCCTCTGCGTGCCTCTGCAGCTGAAGGGGGCCAGCAATACTCACGACAGGGCTCGCTGGCGGGCGATGATGCAGTCGGGCCTGTCCCCTTTGTACACCAGCCGGGCGTTGGCCTGCACCCACACCCAGCTGCCCCTCTTGGTCAGCAGCCGGAACACTGTCAGCCCGCTCTCCCCCGTCTTCAtcactggggcagggacacaaaAGAAGTGCCACAGACAGAGATCCTCCATGGAGGCACACAAATGACACGTGCAAGATGCCACGAGGTTGAGTATCGCCTCATGGCCGTGCTACAGGGGCAGGAGATGCAGTGTGCTGTctctctgccagctccccagGCTCATCCAGAAGGAAGAGCCTTTGTCAGAGCTactccagccccaggacagaCAGCACCAAGGAGCAATGGTACAGCCAGGCCAGAGCCTTGAGGGACCCCACAAACACCCCCCAAGAGCCCCCCAGCACTCACTTCTCACGTGGTGCTCTGCACAGTGCATCATGTCGGCCGCATGCACAAACTGGTACCCGGACcccctcctgcacagctccaccTCCGTGTATCCCAGGACAACCTTCCCCCTGGAAAGAGCACAGGAATGCAGTGACACTGGGGATGCATCCCCCACAGTTGCACCCCACTGGCCAGACCCCACTTTGGGTGGTGCAATGCTCCAGCCCGGGCTGAGCTGCATCCCCTGTTCCACAAACCACCCAAATCACAGCAGACAAGAAGTGCTGGTGCCCCGTTAATCTGCTCCTCGTGTTACTGCAGTAACACGGGCCTGCAGTAGAGGGACAAATACATCACGCCATGGGAGCTGGGTCAGGTGTTCCTTGTCCCCACCAGGTCTAGTTTTCTGTCCAGCACCAGGATTTTGCCACAGGGAAAGTGAGAGTTGCCTTACCGAGAATCACAGGCCATGGGAGTGAAGTCCAGCTTGTGCTTTGTCTGGAAGATCAGCGTTTTGGTCCGGAGCTCCAGGATggagagaggctggaggagcGTGGCAATGGCAAAGAGAGCAACTGGGGACTTGTCTGCTGGTGACTTTTGCTGCCCAAGAAGGAACTTCAGGCGCCCACGGAAATTCAAGGCCTTACATGGATTAGAAAAATGTGGGTGTGAAGCAAACAGGGTGGTGGGaactggctgtgctctgggacaCAAGTGGCTCTGGGGCAAcaccctgcaggcacaggaggagcagaggggtgTTCCAGCATTACCAGGAATCCTGAGGAGTTATCCAGCAGGCAGCGGAAGCGGCAGGTGAAGCTCGTCTCCACAAAGGATTGCTCCTCAGCATGGAGGCGCTGCGAGCCGGCAAGCACTGGCTGCTCAgggggaaaagctggaaaagcaaaggcaaaagGAAGTTTTCCAAGCTGTGCTGCACACCCTGAGCTCATGGATCAGAGCTGCTCAagtgagctgctgcaggatcaGCCTGGCACTCACTGTCAGCAGCATGCACCGGGGGCCCGTGCAGCTGGCGGCGGAAGGCGGCCCTGTCATCCGCATGGATCAGCTCGTACACGCTCTGGTAGATGAGATCCGACTGGAATGACAAAATAGAATAGTGTCTGCTCCTGGACAGCCTGGAAGAGGTGTCAGGAGGAGGACAGGGCAGAAGGTTTCCCTTCCTGAGTACTAAAAGTGCAGGATTGAGTGTGAAGAACACG
Coding sequences within:
- the LOC115905682 gene encoding uncharacterized protein LOC115905682 — protein: MYAGRKRRKPVPKSPKAPPAEGVKSNPSKRHRERLNQELSKLTGLLPFPEDVRSRLDKLSILRLAVGYLRVKSYLRATAPNVGNCVDQPRPPGGDRWTELQGDRELFPEGELLLQALNGFVIAVTGDGYIFYISPTVQDYLGFHQSDLIYQSVYELIHADDRAAFRRQLHGPPVHAADTFPPEQPVLAGSQRLHAEEQSFVETSFTCRFRCLLDNSSGFLALNFRGRLKFLLGQQKSPADKSPVALFAIATLLQPLSILELRTKTLIFQTKHKLDFTPMACDSRGKVVLGYTEVELCRRGSGYQFVHAADMMHCAEHHVRMMKTGESGLTVFRLLTKRGSWVWVQANARLVYKGDRPDCIIARQRALSNEEGEEHLQKRNLQLPFSFATGEAVLYGNTLPGFLDSFQAKEKLQVQANSNSEQRLVDPNSLLGAMMKQDASIYNSHVDNVPQFSLPGFIPEPDGLTRNEDVSRVKEESNSLLVVIEALFEKNEVHGNVCQSLNVGSTGLQQWEEALLSLGAEQEPPAQGLGQRPGTKVTSCAEQMLLRQGAGKSLEFPQCHEENTAVAHFQRCWAAGSAFPAEPQAAGTWGGQEAVGSVPSEGSFAQPEQQVPFHPAGPVAGTVLGVPISSSKSSAALQLENQALQAEATLSAPVDNTLQPAQNQPGCQLVGSPPVHSNTLGTLCHNVPLQANPASCPSEASLAVAPKQLEAAGAYLESQTLPGGHPENPPGAGLWLPTPSQCFPCPAQGLHESLFSGDVEVALPATLGARQLPGHGGFPKQPLVGHAEPSFSWEGEQAVLREDKWFSQLWLPQAGAAPQRSHGAGPAHHSGLHLGSSTDPSAHQMDCVVLSECQYGNSLFRHESTFLRDAAAAPLPQQPGALPCPTENHPGAPCSSPGSVPRCSAALPVKVGAGAPLCSGQGPGCPSAPLSAGQPLCACEIQLKVRCEGCRT